The Lathyrus oleraceus cultivar Zhongwan6 chromosome 5, CAAS_Psat_ZW6_1.0, whole genome shotgun sequence genome includes the window CCTTGAtccctagcctcttcttctccctttctcagtttcttctcctTTCTCCCAAATATTACATTCTCCGAGTTTCTATCCCTCAATCCCcttttctatttttattataattcttattattttattaacttattatattatcactaatttcttaataataatagtaataataacacactcaaattaaataattaaattaatattcatctaatattaattaattaattaaataataactAATATAATTAATTAGTTTTACTCACCACACCATCCTTTCTACACTTTTGCTCACACACCCCACAAAATCTTAATTTCTATAATTTTAAGACAACTACCTCACACCAAGGGTAACACAACACATCAAAACACCAATCaacacaacacaaccacaactaTCATATAATTAAATTAcgaaaaataatttaaataaaataggGGCGTTAAAACTCTCCCCCACTTAGAAcattttcgtcctcgaaaattacCTGACGCGAACAACTCTTGATACGCCTCTCACATCCTGCTTTCCAACTCCGAAGTCATATTTCCTCCGGCAGGGCCTCCTCACACTTCCTTCACGAGAGAAATCTCTTTGCCTCTAAATTATTTAAGTTATCACTCATCAATCCTTATAGGTAGAGCCTCAACTGTAAGGTTATCCCTCACCTATACATCATCCATCAGAATCACATGCAACGGGTCCGGAGCATACTTCCAAAGTTGTGAAACATGGAACACGTCATGTAGGTTTGACAAATTCGATGGCAACACCACTCTACAGGAAACACGTCCAACTCACCCGGATATCTGAAATggaccaataaatcgaggagTAAGATTTCTCGACTTCAAAGCACATCCCACACCGGTCACCAGAGTGACTCTCAAgaacacatggtctccctcttgaaactcaagaTCCTTTTTTCTCTTATCATGGAATCTTTTCTGCCTAGTCTGggaagctttcatcttctccaGAATCAACTTCACCTTCTCAGTAGTTTGTTGGACAATCTCAGGTCCACGCACTACACTCTCACCAGTTTCATGCCAACATAAAGGTGTCCTGCACCTTCGACCATACAAGGCTTTAAAAGGTGACATTCCAATACTAGAATGGAAACTATTATTATACGTAAACTTAATCAACGAAAAATGACCATCCTAAGCACCTCCTTGCTTgagaacacaagctctcaacaagTCCTCTAATGATTGAATGGTCCTCTTCGTCTGACCATCGGTCTACAGATGATAAGTTGAACTCAACCTCATCTTCGAACCCAAAGCCTCCTTTGAACTCTTCCAAAATCTGgaagtgaacctcagatctctattTGACACAATACTCAACGAAACTCCAAGCAACTTCATAATCACACGGATATATATCTCTGCCAACTTCTGCATAGAAAAAATGATGTTAATTAGAATAAAATGGGCCGACTTCGTCAGTCTATCAACAATTACCCAAATGGCATCATGCCCTCTCGGAGTATTCGTAAACTCCATCACAAAATCCATAGAAATTCTATCCCATTTCCATTTTGGAATATCCAATTGTTGCATCAATCCTGCAGGTTTCTAATGTTCAACTTTTGAGTTCTGaaagtcaaacaagcataaaaAAATTGAGGCTTATATCGCTTCATTCCAGACCACCAAAAGATCTTCTTTAGATTCAGATACATCTTAGTAGCTCCTGTATGAATACTCAAGCTACTTCGATGACTTTCTTCTAAAATCATCTTCTTCAACTCAGCTTTGTCAGGAATACAAATTATGTCTTTGAACCTCAACACACCTTATCCATTCACTTTGAAATCATTACTTTCAGTCTGATTACATCCAACCATCAAGTCCACAACTTCACATCCAACGTCTGACTCTCTTTAATGTTATTAAGAAAATCATTGTTGATCTTTAGCATACCCAACATCAGACTATGTGGTGTCAGCTCACAGGTTAAACTCATGTCTCTGAATTGTTCAATCATTTCCAACTCTCTAACCATCGTAGCAGACATATGCAAAGACTTCCGACTTAAAGCATCATCCATGACATTCGCCTTACCAGGATGATAATTCAAGCCAAAATCACAATCCTTTAAGAATTTCAACCATCTGTGATGTCTCATATTCGATTCCTTATGATCAAACAAGTTTTTCAAACTCTTATGATCACTAAAcacttcaaatctggaaccataGAGATAATGCCTCCAAATTTTCAACACGAACACCATTGCAACCAACTCCAAATTATGAGTAGGATAGTTTCTCTCATGAATCCTCAATTGTCGtgaagcataagccacaaccttTCTATATTACATTAGcacaccacctaaacccatcAACTACGCATCTCAATACACCACAGACAGTTCAGGTAAAATCAAAACCGAAGTTgtagtcaaccttttcttcaGCTCTACGAAATTGTTCTCACAATGAACGTCCCACACAAAAATTTACCTTTGCAGGTCAACTGAGTTAACGGAAGTGCTAACTTggaaaatccttcaataaacctATGGTAATAACCAACCAAgcccaaaaagcttctaatctctGTCACCGACTTCAAAGTCTCCCATTGTAGAACTTCATCTACCTTGGATGGATCCACAACAATACCACCACCTAAAATAACATGACCAAGAAAGCTAACCTCTTTCAACCAGAATTGACACTTTGACAACTTAGCATAaagcttcttctccttcaacACTTGCAATACAACTCGCAAATGCTTATCATGTTCTTCTTCTGATTTAGAATAGTTCAGAATGTCATCAACAAATACCACAACAAAACGATCCAAGTAAGTATGAAAGATAtgattcatgtactccataaatactctGAGTTCATTAGAAACACCGAACGACATCACCAAATACTCATAGTGTCCATATCGAGTTCTAAACACCGTCTTCTATACATCTTCATCCTTTACTCGGATCTGGTGGGAACCTGACCTTACATCAATTTTACTAAACACACATGCACCCACCAACTGATCCACCAAGTCATTTATTCTCGGaagtggatacttattcttaaTCATCACTTTAGTCAACTGCtggtaatccacacacaacctcatgctaccGTCTTTCTTCTTCACCAACAACACCAGAGCTCCCCAAGGCGACACACTTGGTCTCACAAATATCTTCTCTAGCAGATCTTTTAATTGTTTCTTTAACTCTTCTAACTCCGATGTGAACATCCTGTATGGTGCCATAGAAACAGGCCGGGTACTAGGGACAAGATCAATAGAAAACTCCATCTCTCTCTCTAGCGGTACATCTGAAATGTCATATGGAAACACCTTTGGAAAATCCTGCACTATCTGCAATTCATCAACCATTGCCTGACTCTTAACAGATAACGCCGCGAACAATGCAAACACATGAGCTTCCACTTCCAACAACTCCTTCAACTCTCTAGTAGACAAGAAAGCATCTTCTTCCTCCTCACCAGTAGTAAGAAACCGCACCGACTTGTTATAACAATTGATATAAACATGATTAAACTCCAACCAGTTCATCCCCAATATAACATCAAGATTCTCCAATGGAAAGCAAATAAGATCAATGCTAAAATCTTTATCAAAGATTAACAGAGGAtaattcaaacaaactgaagtagtagtccCCGAACCTTTAGCAGGAGTTTCGATAACCATTTCTCCACTCATAGAAGACACAACAAGGCCTAGCCTTTTCACACAGTCAACAAcaataaaagaatgagtagcaccggtaTCGATAATAACAATCAAAGACGTATTATTAATATAGAATATACCTCTGATCAACCTGTCGTCACTAGAAGTTTGAGTCCCCTTCAGAGTGAACACCTTTTCTCCAGTTAAAGCTTTCTTAGGCTTCGGGAAATTAGTGCTGATATGTCTTGGTTCACCACAGTTGTAGCAAGTCAACATATTCTTTTTGCAATCAGCAACCAGATGTCCTAACTTTCCACACTTGTAACACTTCTTCACATCAGTCTTGCATTCCCTGACACGTTGACCGAACTCATCACACCTATAGCACTTAAGAGGAGTAGGAGTACCTCCCCCCACTTGGCCTCTTACCATCAACAACTCTCTACTTACCTTTATCAGCTGGATCACTATATGGCTTCCTACGACTCAGATTCTTCTTTCCTCTTCTCTCGCTCAGCCTCTTGTAGTGAGTCGACTGAGCCTTACTATCATCCTCATAAATTCTATAGTTGTTCACCAACTATGGAAACCTCCTGATCTGTTGGTATCTAATTGCCTGCTTAATTTCAAGACGCAAACCATTCTCGAGTTTGATACACTTCGAGAACTCAACAGTCGCCTCACGGTAATAAGGGTAGAACTTAGCAAGTTCCATAAATCTggcagcatactcagtaaccgaaAGGTTACCCTGCTTCAACTAAAGAAACTCAATCTCCTTCTTCCCACGAACATCCTCAGGAAAGTACTTTCTCAGAAATTCCCTGTTGAACACATCCCAAGTTACAACTTCAGCTGCAACATCCAACACCTGACGAGTATGGATCCACCAGTCATCAGCCTCCTCAGCCAACATATTTGTACCAAACcgcaccttctgtgcttcagaGCAATCTATCACTCTAGAAATCATCTCAATATCCTTGAGCCAAGTCTACGCTCCATCAGGATTGTACCTACCCTTTAAAGTAGGCGGGTTGTTCCTCTAGAACTTCCCCAAATATCCAAACTCGTCGTTCCCATCAGCATTAGGCTGATTCTGCACAGCCTGAGCAACAGCCTGCAAAGCAGCAACAATATCAGTGTCGTTTCTTCCAACCATTTTATGTTTCACACCAACAACAAAAACAATGGTTAAAGAGACAACATTGACAGTATTCAACAGTCACACGACACTGTCTCAACTAcctggccggacagaccgacctgctctgataccactatgtaacaccctaaatttTCCCCGTGTAAATTTAAAACATTTATTAGAGTAAATAAATCAATATACAATTTAGGATGCTACACCACAACATACAATCAACCTACTCAATCGAATAGACATGTGACACTTGATAATTATAAAAATAGTAGTAATAACCACATGTATGCATGTTAACTTTTATTAAATAACAGCGGAACAACAATAACAAACAGTTACTCAACATATCCAACATCAATATAACATGTCATCATAAGAAATATCAAAACAAAATGAAAGACACAACGTTCCAATTCCCCAGTGTTACACATTAGAGCAGACGCTGACACTAAAATAAAACGGAAAACTTCATCTTCCACTCACATCTGAGCTCATACTGGGATTATCTGAATGTTACCCACGTGGAGACAACActcaaacagaaggggtgagatATCATAATTATATAAAGGAAAGCATGGTAATAAGTAAGCATCGTATTATCACATGCACAACACCTATTCCTTAACAGAATTCCACATAATCCACACAACGGTTATTCACACATAATAGCAATATAACAACCATCCAACATAATAACAACATAGTCAATCATCCACACAATAACAAATGCAACCAATGTACAATGTAATGAGACTCAACAACTCGACTCAATGCATGTGGTATCAATACGTGAACACTCAGGTTCACCACTTAGATCCTTACCTCCTAGGATCAAAGTCATTAATTCGTTACCATCACCTTCGACAATGTCTCACTGATTCCATCACCTCTGAAACCAGCTACCGACCTAATCCACATAATGGGATTTGAGGCTCACCAACAACTAACCATTTGTCCAACAACATGAATGCATGCAACATACAATACATGCAACAACAATATCATGCATAATAATCCATCTCCATAGTCAATGTACGCCTCCAATACGGGCCATCATGCATCAAACACATGTTATACAACTCAACAACATCGACATACaacataacaagcaacaacaatGCATTTAAGGTTATGCCACACCACCATATAAACATTACAATGCCTATCAACACCATCAAACATAAAAATATTCATTTTTAGGTACTGAAACCAATTTTTAATGATAGTACACGCTCTCGGCTTTCCGGCGCTTCGAACGACACTTGAATTGGACATTCTGAAcaaaagttatgaatttttaaagtttttaAGAAATTGCATTCAATGTAACTGGTTACCCCAAAACCAGTAACTGGTTACCCCAAAACCAGTAACCAGTTACACTACATCCAATAGTGCAATCCATACTGTCACACACATACACGGTAATCGGTTACCCAAAAATTGGTAACCGGTGACACCCCCTAATTCCAGCCCCTGCGTGGCCTTTGTTTCatagggtaaccggttacccaaaaaCCAGTAATCGGTTACACCCCTTAAATTTTGCCTAGAAAAGTGTTTTTAAGCagtgtaaccggttactccaATTCTGGTAACTGATTACACTATTGCAGAAGCACttttctgcaatttcttaaaaCGAAAATCATCTAAAATTCATCACAAAACCCCATTTTTCTTAGAAATCGTTTATACCACATTTTAACCAAAAAATCACTTTTCCAAAGTTCAAAACCCCAAGTTATTTACACCGAAAACCTTCATAACTCCGTTTCGACTCTGACCCGAAACAACATCAATCATCACACATTGACAACAACAATCCAATCAATTTTATGATTTTAACAGTAACAATTCATCATTTCAACATCAGTCACAACATCATCGTACACACAATTCAACAATTGAGAAATATCACAAAGATCATGAACATATAGAAGAAAAGCACAAAATCTACATGGCATAATCTACCCACCATCATCATGTTAATCCTTAGATAATCAGAATCTCACCCTTACCTTAGGTTTCATAGCAATagattctttgaccttcaacaatgGTGATTCTCCCCTTGAGCCCTAACCTtttcttctccctttctcagtttcttctcctTTCTCCCAAATGTTACATTCTCTGAGTTTCTATCCCTCAATCCCcttttctatttttattataattcttattattttattaacttattatattatcactaatttcttaataataataataataataatagtaattaTAATAACCCactcaaattaaataattaaattaatattcatctaatattaattaattaactaaataatAACTAATATAATTAATTAGTTTTACTCATCACACCATCCTTTCTACACTTTTGCTCACACACACCCAACACCTTAATTTTTATAATTCTAAGGCAACTACCCCACACCAAGGGTAACACAACACATCAAAACACCAATCAACACAATACAACCACAACTATCACATAATTAAATTATGAAatataatttaaataaaatcggggtgttacatctATCATCATCAAGTAACCATCTGCACCTAGATTTTTGCTTGATCATTTCATCTTTCGTTATGAGATTAATCCAGACATGGTTCCGCGCCTTCAACCTATCAGCCTCTAACATATAATTCTAAGAAACGCCATCCTCTGCAGCCTCTAACATATTCTTCCAGACCTAAATCAAACTTTCCAAAAACCTCAAAGTTCCAAACTCTAAGCTTGATTTTTAAGAATTTGAGATATTCTTTAAAGATGAATATCTTCTTCCCGCAAAAGGAAGCAGAGGTCCAAATTTCCTCAGCGAAATCTAGAAAATTTGGATGATTAAGCCAAGCCGAGAAGAATTTGAAGGGCTTATGACCCCAATTCGGATTGCAAGCTTTGATCATATTGGGACAATGATCAGAGAACTCTCTTTTGCTAATGAGTTGGCCTTTGATGTTTCAAGTTTCAATGAGCCCTTCTTAAATTAGAAAGTTATCCAACCAACTGATTGAATCCCTCGATGCGTTAAACCATGTGATTTTGTTGCCCACGACATGAAGATCGATCAATTCGATTTTATCAATTAAATCGACAAATTCCGCTAACTCTAAATTATTAAAATGTAATTTCCCTGAATGAGAGTGGTGTACGGATGAATGAGAGTGGTGTACGGATGACGGTTTTAATATTATCGAAAGTATATGGTCGAGTCAGATGTCGAGCTGATCTAATTGCTTAATTTGGATAATATATGATTACTTCTGTCGGACTCAGATGATTATTTTTTATCCGTCGCAAACCAAACTCGATCGAAACCAACTAGtatttattttattcatttttattacTATAGAACTGACAATGAGATTCATAATGTTGGCAGGTTATTatcattttcataatttaatGGTAATATTGTGTACTCACAAGAATACAAGACATTCAATATGAGTACTATTTTATTTGTGGTTAAAAATATGGTAAAAGACATATTGAAAATGTCATCATGgaataataattttattttcaataataataaaatgGTTCTTTTTTAGtctattttaaaattttaaaagttaaaaaaaaattttaaaaaaaaattaatattgtataaataagatatttttataattttaatcTAATAAATATTATACCGATCAAACCTACTCAATTTATCTGACAAACTGATTTAATTAAATCtgttaaaaattaaaattttattaatcAAAATTATGTATCTAATATAACAGTTTCGTCAAAGTCTGATATCAACTCAAACCGACCTAGTGTTCCACCACCACCTAGTCCGAAGAGAGGGTGACGTATTAAATGACTAATTATATACTAGTACTATATAATATATTACATATGAGATTGTTTCATgcatttttttaaataaaaatatatataccgtcaataaattaaaattattcgTTTGTGATCGTGTACATAATTGCACATAGTAAGTTATGATGATGTGAAAGAAACATGATAAACTCAGATATTTGATATGAAAAATAGAAATGCAACTGAACACATGCATTATTCTGTAGTAGGAGGGGAGAACTGTAATACGTCGTTGTATTTACAAAAGGGTCATTATCAAATCATGACATTTTGACCACATTATTAATCTTCCCCTCTAGAGACCACACAACAAGAAATATCTCTAAGTTTACATAGAAACGAACATATTTGTCTTGTTAAATATTTGGTTCAAGTTACTACACTCCAAAATAAAGTTTGTTATAACCAAACATATGAGATTGTCACCAACGGCTCTGTCTAAAGTTGGTTCAACTATTTAATGGTAGTTTTGAATCTTTgcaaaattttaattttttttaaccATTTTACTGCGATTTTGAATGGCAGTTTAAAATCACCGTTAAATATTTAAAACTAAAGAAAAAATATTCTGGTCTCTCGCGCTGTGATGAACATGGCCCAATGATCCACGGTATTCGTACAAAGATCATGTTATAGACATGATTTGTTGTCCACTAGGTTGAGATATTGAGACACTGCCTAAAGTTGAGATATGATCATGTGCATAAATTAATGTTTCACTAGTCACATTCAAAAAAGAATTGAAACATTTTTTAATGAGCCAGTGATTAAAATGCGGTTCTTTGTAGCTCATTAGGAATATTAAGAATTAGAAAGTGATACACAAGTTTTTCTTGGTCAAATAACTGGAGACATAGCATTAGGTATGTCCGGTGAGCTGGTTTATTTTAAGAAGAATATTGTTGTAGAAACATGTTTAAACAAATAGGATGCATATACACAAATTGTCTGGTTAAGTGTATGTTTGGTTTGATTGTAAGAGTGTATAATTGAATGTGTATGTGTAGAATTGATGTTGCCTCTATGATCAAATCTAACTAAAAGTTAGAATGTGTAGCTTTCTTAATACTTTATGCATATCGATTCAAACacaaaatattttatatttaattctcttaagaataaaattaaataagTAAAATCAATGCAAAACAAAACATGTGTTAAGCCTGCTTTTGGTTGACCATGTGAAGCACTCAAAATTGATTCTAAATAAGTAAAATTGATTTAACATGTTTAATTGTTTTAAAGATGAATTGATTTTGTTTTTAGAATTGATTTTAAATTAAAGATTTCATTTTTAGATTTTGAGTCCAACTCCAACCAtgtattttattttgaaataaattattCAATTTACTTTTATGTAAACTTTTTCAAATATAAATCATTTTGCATTTAACTTACTTTTCATTTATCATTGAACATTATTTATATAGGACTGGATCATTTTGCATTTAACTTACTTTTCATTTATCATTGAACATTATTTACATAGGAATGGATGACAAGCAGACAAATGCTTTGTTGTAACTGCTTTTGGTTGACaaaattaaatttattaaaaataacattCATATACTAATGAGATATAATATTGCTATTAATGAACTCTAGAACTCTTTGTAAAAGATGATGTGTTTTTGATGTTAGAAAACCAAAAGTGTGAAATACAAATGGTATAAAAACATGTTGATTATCCATACACATTTTTTCATGTTTGGCATCGTTGCTTAAAGCGGATTTGAGGGATACATGTTCCACGGTAAAATCTCCAGTCCTCATGCGAAAACCCTAGTTAAGTCCATACATGCATGTTTTCCTCCAATCCACTCATACACCACACTATTTATTGGCCTAAGTGTCGATATTTTCTCTTGTGGGTCGGTCAAGAAGTTCATaaacctctctctctctctctctctctctctctccccaAAGATATGCTTGCCGACCTAAATATATATAAGTAACACCTCTAAAAAAGTTATACCGATATTTGAAGCATGAGAGCTCCTTGCAATGAATTGTATTCTCCCGAAAGGTGTCCGTGTATGCCTTATGGCAAAGACAAAAATCTCATCAATAGAAAATAATAGAATCATTATTCTCCCGAAAGGTATCCATGCATGCCTTATGGAAAAGACAGAAATCTCATCAATAGAAAATAATAGAATCACTATTCTCCCGAAAGGAATCCATGCATGCCTTATGGCAAAGACAAAAATCTCACCAATAGAAAATAATAGAATCACTAGGCAATAACTAAATAACTAAGGATAATACGTGGTATTCTACCGGTGTCAAATGTTGATCTAGACCATTAATATCCCAAAAATGTGTTGCTTGAAATACAAAAAACAAACTGTTTTTTTATCTAATAGTCATGTCGAACTTAACTTCCATGTCCTTAATATTTTTACTAAAAGGACACTCATAAAAATATGTTGGGCTTTACGAGGGACAATGTCCTTACTAATAAAATTATTAAGGTCAAAATTCAGAATAGTACCACTAAGACAATCCAAAGCTTTGTCAAAATCATAGTACATGCTTCATAACCCGTTGTATCGTAATATGTGATATGGACCAGTCCTAGGCTCAAAAGGTACCAAAGGCGCAATGCAAACCATCCAATAAATAGTCGCCTTGGCGCAAAAATAAGTACGATTTTCCCATTCAAAATTTCACTCCATTTTCCACTGCTCACAAATTGACTTAGGCATTAGAGTGCTAACATTGTAGGTCTACCC containing:
- the LOC127080409 gene encoding uncharacterized protein LOC127080409, producing MVRGQVGGGTPTPLKCYRCDEFGQRVRECKTDVKKCYKCGKLGHLVADCKKNMLTCYNCGEPRHISTNFPKPKKALTGEKVFTLKGTQTSSDDRLIRGIFYINNTSLIVIIDTGATHSFIVVDCVKRLGLVVSSMSGEMVIETPAKGSGTTTSVCLNYPLLIFDKDFSIDLICFPLENLDVILGMNWLEFNHVYINCYNKSVRFLTTGEEEEDAFLSTRELKELLEVEAHVFALFAALSVKSQAMVDELQIVQDFPKVFPYDISDVPLEREMEFSIDLVPSTRPVSMAPYRMFTSELEELKKQLKDLLEKIFVRPSVSPWGALVLLVKKKDGSMRLCVDYQQLTKVMIKNKYPLPRINDLVDQLVGACVFSKIDVRSGSHQIRVKDEDV